The Dehalococcoidales bacterium region GGTTGCTGGACGGCAAGCTTAAAGCAGTAGCTGAAAAGCCTGCCGATGTTATTTTTGCCCTGCTTGACATGATTAACACCGAAAACTGCCGCATAATTACCGTTTATTACGGGAAAGACATAAAAGAAGCTGAAGCTGACCGCATTACTGCTAAAATAGCTAAAGCTTTTCCGCACGTTTCAGCCGGCACTGTAAATGGCGGCCAGCCGGAATACCACTATATTATTTCTGTAGAATAATACATAAAAACCCACCTGTATTTTACTTACATTTCCAGTCTTCTGACCGTTCCACTTTGTGCTTCCGGCTAGTGTTTTCAATTTAATTATTTATTAGTGTTTTATAAGGTGTTTTTATATTGCACTTTTACTTTTCTTATGTTATTATTGCTGCAACCAAACTAAATATATAAACTGAAAAGGAGGTTTATGTGAAGTTTTTCTCTGGTTTGCGTTCCAAGAAATGGATAATTCTTTTCGGCCTTGCCTTCGGCACTCTTGGCGCGCTGGCTGTCAACTGGGGCAACCCGCCTAATATGGGGATATGTGTTGCCTGCTTCCTGAGAGACATAACCGGTGCGCTGGGGTTACATCGGGCTGGTGTTGTGCAATACATCCGGCCAGAGGTAATCGGTTTTACATTGGGAGCCCTTATTACGGCACTCGCCTTCCGCGAATGGCGCCCAAGAGGCGGCGCCTCACCCATAATACGCTTCTTTTTAGGTATGTTCGTTATGATTGGCGCTCTTGTATTTTTGGGCTGCCCGATCAGGATGCTGCTCCGCCTGGCGGGCGGTGACCTCAATGGGCTCACAGCACTTGCCGGCCTGATATTCGGAATTATCGTCGGCGTTTTCTTCCTGAAAAGAGGGTTCAATCTTGGCAGGGCCCAACCGGCATCGAAAACAGCCGGCACGATTATGCCTCTTGTAATGGTATTTTTACTGGTTCTGGCAATAGCTGCTCCGGCTTTTATCTTCCA contains the following coding sequences:
- the yedE gene encoding YedE family putative selenium transporter yields the protein MKFFSGLRSKKWIILFGLAFGTLGALAVNWGNPPNMGICVACFLRDITGALGLHRAGVVQYIRPEVIGFTLGALITALAFREWRPRGGASPIIRFFLGMFVMIGALVFLGCPIRMLLRLAGGDLNGLTALAGLIFGIIVGVFFLKRGFNLGRAQPASKTAGTIMPLVMVFLLVLAIAAPAFIFQSESGPGSLFMPLGLALVIGLFVGFGAQRTRYCSVGAWRDVILVKDFHLVSGIIAFFVAALVTNYIVGNFGASGIYHWGFENQPISHTDHLWNFLGMGLVGVAATQMGGCPLRNLVLSGEGDTDAGITVLGYIFGAAIAHNFAIAASASGVNTWSIAAVAIGWVFSITIGFTMRKV